TTCCCCTTCAGTTTCAGCACGTGCTATGATACGTTAAAGTGCTCTATAGTGTTGAAGTCaatggcctgttcgcttcagcttataagccggctgaaaagctgaaacggctgatttgttgtgagaggaaaacattgtttggtagctgataagccgactgaataagctgaagcgaataggcTAAGCCGGTCCTTATACTTTCATGTTTGTGCACCGTTTTATTCAGGTATTGGAAATGAATTTGTTGTTATATCAAATGGCTTCACTTTTGAAGCTGCACGTGGATCTGGCGAAAAGGAAAACCAGAGAGGTTCCACTGTTTTAGCCGAtgctctttttattttttaaaaagaaagagTAAAATACACGGGCGCTCCCTAAGCTTGTCATGATGTATCATTTAGATTCTTAAATTCTCAAAATGCACATCCAGATCCAAACTCTCAAAACACATTTTCAGATCCCCCAACTTGTCTTAGGGTGTCATCCGAGtccttaaactctcaaagtgcatttTAAAATCCCTCGATCAAGCGCCAAGCAACACATGCACGATCAATAGCATAAGATGGTTGTGAAGGCAATGAGCGAGGAGGAAGCATTGACATTAGTAACATGTGACAAGTTTTAAGAttttgaaaatgtattttgagagtttagggatccGGATGAAACCGAGGACAAGTTGGGGGGGGGGCTATATACGCACTTTGAGAATTTATGAACCCATATGACACCTTGAGGTAAGTCTGAGGAtctaaaaatgcattttgaaTGTTTATGATCCGGAGAACATCACGAGACAAGTTCAGGGGCCACTGTTAGGCCTGCTAATGGGACGGGTTGAAATGGGTTTTATGGGGCAGGTTGTGACGTGGGTATGTTTGAATGAGTTAAAATGGGTTTTAGTATCTAATGGGTTGGGGCGGGTTGGaaatagttttttttgtttgtatGTATTTAACTCAGGTTTCAGGCTTCGGCTCTTGACGGGGGACTCATATATAGATTTAGTcacactactttgcacaaagtactGCACGGTCAAATTaaatcatctccaacaaattttgatcaatttcGCTCAAATTTCAAGGTGTGAACGTGAGTTTTTAATTTTAGGGTCCGGCTCTTGACGCGGGGCTCGCATGTAAGTCCAGCCGCGacactttgcacaaagtagcgaaCCTTTAAACTGAGTCGTCTCCAACAAATCTCGatcaatttctctaaaattttaaggtgtgaatgcGAGGTTctagttttagggtccgactcttgacgcggggcCCACATATAAGTCCAGTCGTgatactttgcacaaagtagtgGACCGTCAAACTAAGTTATCTACAacaaattttgatcaatttttaaggtgtgaacgcgaggtttaaGTTTTAGGGTCCAACTCTTGATGCAGGGCCCACGTGTAAGTTCAGCCATAACACTTTGCACGAGTAGCAGACTGTCAAACTGAGTCATCTCCAATAAATTTAGAtcattttttctaaaattttaaggtgtgaacgtgaggttttagttttacGGTCTAGCTCTTAATGTGGGGCTCAAATGTAGGTTCAGCCGCAACACTTTGCCCAAAGTAGGACCGTCAAATTGAGTCATTTAATGTTTGAACGCGAGGTTTAAATTTTAGGACGTGACTCTTTATGCGGGCTTATATGTTCATAGTTTCATATATCAATTGGTGGAGTAGCTCAGGTTAGATTTAGATAATAGAATTATGGGGCAGGACGTGTGGGGGAATGAGTTAATTTAAAACGGATTGAGTCCAGGTTTCAAGCCTAACCGCTGTTGTATATTTTACTCTATATAAGCTAGGAGACAAGAACATGCATTAATCAAGTTCACGTGACGTACATGTACAATATCTATAATTATTATTCAGTCACAAGTCGAGCCATGCGCCAACATCATGAAACTAAAGGCCAATTTTGTGCGATTACGTGGAAAAGGCAAATGTTGAGGGAACGAGATAATAAGAGCGACTAATATCTAATTGGGGTCACGACATTGCTCGCCAACGTTCTGAAAAATAATTTAACCTTTTTCAAGTACATGTGATTGGTCATGGTGAAACACAAACAATTCAATATCGGTCGGGCAGATACAGCTCCTCAGAGGTTCACATGATGTTTTTCAGACACATCAGAGCTGTGATGAAACGTAATGACAGTACAGGCAATGCCAAGTGACCgcagaaaaaagaaacatcCCTCGGAATTATTGTGAAACCAAATCATACAATGCGCTCCAGCTCCCGAGCGTAGCTGAGGGTCTGGTTGATTAGCTGCAAGGACGGGATCTCCTTGCAGGGCTGCGACTCCTTGGCCTTCTGGAAGAAGACAGAGCCGTTCTTTATCTCCCACTCCGGGTGCTCCTGTTAATGATATATGACATTATAAGAATCTACACTGAACACCAAACGATTCCACAGGGAAATACAATCAGATACAGAAGAAAATGAAAGATTGAAATTACCTCTGTGATGTACTGGTTCAGTTCTTGGTCCGAACTGAACATCAGCATTTGTTTGGCATCACTTATGGATAGGGAATCATAACCCTTCTCGCTGCACCCAGCGATCTCATCTCTGCATGACGAGAAAACACTGTGAGCATCTCCACAATGATAAAAACATACGATCAGAAAACAACCAGTAGTAACAGAAGCCCACTCACCTAACTGTTTTGGCAAGAAGGTCCATGAAGTAAACATAGGTCTCGTGCGGCACAGCCTGCCGAGCGCTCAACACTCGGTTGTAGGCGCCCTCCATAAAGGATTGCTCAAGCTCCACAGCATGCTTGATGCAAGGATGCTCAAGTGCCTTGACAGGCAAAAGCTCCAGCTCGGTGTGGAACTCTGCAATTCTATTCTGGACCAATAGCCTCAGAAGATTGAGCCCCAAAATTGGGTACTCTTCCGGTGAGGGGGGAATTATGCCACTGCATGAACAAATGTCAGTTAGTATCAAATATGAAAATTCTTTAGCATGAATAACAGAGCAAATGCACAACAAAAGTTCCAGCATGCTACTGAACAAAATACCCGTAGTGGCAATATTCAATCAGATTCCAAATTTGCTAACAAACATGTCCCAGGACCTGGAAACGCAAGCATATACCCAACAGGCCTAACCCTACACACAAGTTCCAGTTTAAACTCATTTTAGGAACTCCTGCTAGGAAATAACTACTTGACACTATTGTGGGGTCAGAGAACATGTTAACCAACACAAATTAACATTTTGTTAGTCCCACTAACCGGACACCTCAATTTACACAAACAGACATACCAGAAGGTCTGATTTTCAAACAGGGTAGCCAGTTGGCTGCATATTACATTGGCAGGGCAGAACCCTAA
The genomic region above belongs to Setaria italica strain Yugu1 chromosome VI, Setaria_italica_v2.0, whole genome shotgun sequence and contains:
- the LOC101779516 gene encoding 26S proteasome non-ATPase regulatory subunit 8 homolog A produces the protein MDPKLTEVAQMFARFKAAYARNDLDACVTLLSQLKVQLTKFPSLPPLFQQAPNSVEELKLARDIYEHAVVLSVKLEDQDAFERDFCQLKPYYMDTCGIIPPSPEEYPILGLNLLRLLVQNRIAEFHTELELLPVKALEHPCIKHAVELEQSFMEGAYNRVLSARQAVPHETYVYFMDLLAKTVRDEIAGCSEKGYDSLSISDAKQMLMFSSDQELNQYITEEHPEWEIKNGSVFFQKAKESQPCKEIPSLQLINQTLSYARELERIV